The genomic stretch TTCGGACGGCGGTGCCCAGCAGGGCGTCCCTTGCGCCACTCGTAGAGTGTCGGCCCTGACACGCCCAGCTTCTGCGCTGCGTCCGTCACCGTCCCACCCGCCGCCACGGTGTGCTCGGCGTAGCGCACCGCGAAGGCGCGCAGCGCCTCAGGGAAGGGCAACGAGCCGCTGCGCCGCCCGGCCTTCAATCGCTGTGCTTCCTGACGGAACTGCTCCAACTCCTTTTCCAGCTCCATGAACCACCTCCTGGCATGTGGCCAACGGAGGTCTCACGAGATGCCGGAGCCTGTC from Stigmatella aurantiaca encodes the following:
- a CDS encoding transposase: MELEKELEQFRQEAQRLKAGRRSGSLPFPEALRAFAVRYAEHTVAAGGTVTDAAQKLGVSGPTLYEWRKGRPAGHRRPKPGEKSAALVPVRVSARPAAVAAVELQQVALVAPSGWRVEGLSVESAAKLWGKLGC